One Peptostreptococcus equinus genomic window carries:
- a CDS encoding HNH endonuclease, translated as MLTKLCRCGRKIKVDDTCSVCGDRHRRYDKQARDPKTAAFYKSTHWTKLSKIIRDRYYGIDVYHLFKYGKIIPSEMVHHIIPIKDDWDRRLDPDVLLPVSHESHAEIESIYRASDEHKSILISELFGYIKQFREGDIKKV; from the coding sequence ATGTTGACTAAGTTATGTAGGTGTGGGCGTAAGATTAAGGTTGATGATACATGCAGTGTGTGTGGTGATAGGCATAGGCGATATGATAAACAAGCAAGAGATCCCAAGACTGCAGCCTTTTATAAGTCTACGCATTGGACTAAGTTGTCTAAGATAATTAGAGATAGATACTATGGCATAGATGTATATCATCTATTCAAGTATGGAAAGATAATACCATCCGAGATGGTACATCATATCATTCCTATTAAGGATGATTGGGATAGAAGATTAGACCCTGATGTTCTTCTACCAGTAAGCCATGAATCTCACGCAGAAATTGAAAGTATATATAGGGCCAGTGATGAACATAAAAGCATACTTATTTCAGAATTGTTTGGATATATAAAACAATTTAGGGAGGGGGATATAAAAAAAGTTTGA
- a CDS encoding site-specific integrase: MNFVEPIRDKNKLEDILNYLEKDRPKKYYILFVLGLYSGLRISDILPLQVKHVKSRDHISIREKKTGKAKKVTLNKFLKKKLDSYVEDMEDWEYLIPNSKVGNHPISRQQAYKVIKETCERFDVEHIGTHSLRKTFGYHYYQKTKDVAILQNIFNHSDPSVTLRYIGINQDTISEAYASMNFFKG, from the coding sequence ATGAATTTTGTTGAGCCAATACGTGACAAGAATAAATTGGAAGATATACTTAACTATCTGGAAAAAGATAGACCTAAGAAGTATTACATACTGTTTGTACTAGGGCTATATAGCGGACTAAGAATATCCGACATACTCCCTTTGCAAGTGAAGCATGTAAAAAGTCGAGACCATATTTCAATTAGAGAAAAGAAAACTGGTAAGGCTAAGAAGGTAACACTTAATAAATTCTTGAAAAAGAAATTAGATAGTTATGTCGAGGACATGGAGGACTGGGAATATTTAATACCTAATTCAAAAGTTGGAAATCATCCTATAAGTAGACAGCAAGCCTATAAGGTGATTAAAGAAACGTGTGAGCGATTTGACGTTGAGCATATAGGAACTCATTCCTTGCGTAAGACATTTGGCTATCACTATTACCAGAAAACAAAAGATGTGGCCATATTACAGAATATATTTAATCACTCTGATCCATCTGTAACTCTTCGCTATATAGGTATTAACCAAGATACAATTTCTGAAGCTTATGCTTCTATGAATTTTTTTAAAGGTTAA
- a CDS encoding single-stranded DNA-binding protein — protein sequence MNNVVICGRLCKDPELRYIPGSGTPVATFTLAIDRDYKNKDGSTTTDFIPVEIMGKPAEFCANYITKGRLVGIQGSIRVDRYETPEGEKRNFTKVAGRIIKALEYKKQTDESNNGSPSQFSAVDDDDVPF from the coding sequence ATTAACAACGTAGTAATTTGTGGAAGATTATGCAAAGACCCAGAATTAAGATATATTCCAGGTTCTGGAACACCAGTAGCTACATTCACACTAGCTATTGATAGAGATTATAAAAATAAAGATGGTAGCACAACAACTGATTTTATACCAGTTGAGATAATGGGTAAGCCAGCTGAATTTTGTGCAAACTATATTACAAAAGGTAGATTAGTAGGTATACAAGGTTCTATAAGAGTAGATAGATATGAGACACCAGAAGGCGAAAAAAGAAATTTCACAAAAGTTGCTGGAAGGATTATAAAAGCATTAGAATATAAAAAGCAGACAGATGAATCAAATAATGGATCACCATCACAGTTTAGTGCTGTAGATGACGACGATGTTCCATTTTAA
- a CDS encoding DnaB-like helicase C-terminal domain-containing protein: MAGVICNTNAEIALLGSIILDEKLIIKCIDECLKPSDFTVSGLDGVYQAMLGLHKSKKPIEMTSLIEEYKNIGGTLNISDITAMTSRSVPSNIDYYISEVREKAYKRDIADKLKAFTDEIESIDSNSIKSNLEDICKSIDSSNSVENLFCNAAQIKREDLNAGLETGFSDLDSLLNGLVYGSLTVLTGEPSSGKSTLLNQVIAQNIMNGHRTLIYSGELTGFNVLQWFMRTVANPNDLKEFKNKIGGSYYDVTSQGEDLIRKWIQNKLYLFSEDVTPSIDNLLNSIDYLARTQNIKLVVLDNMMTIDNGNLEEYEKQKVLAKKLKSIARKYKLCVILVAHPKKKLGSDRKYHMHDVSGASEVVNLADYELLLTREIKHTEDSHEDITKIGILKNRITGRQGISKRLNFDEMRKRFWIHSEERNKNYKYDEMNQVTFVEVKEVESEDVPF, encoded by the coding sequence ATGGCTGGGGTTATATGTAATACAAATGCAGAGATTGCATTGTTAGGAAGCATAATTCTTGATGAAAAATTAATAATTAAATGTATAGATGAATGTTTGAAGCCTAGTGATTTTACAGTTAGTGGTTTGGATGGAGTTTATCAAGCAATGCTTGGACTTCATAAATCAAAAAAACCAATAGAAATGACTTCGCTCATAGAGGAGTATAAAAATATTGGTGGTACTTTAAATATATCTGATATAACAGCTATGACTAGTAGATCTGTGCCAAGCAATATTGATTATTATATTAGTGAGGTAAGGGAGAAGGCTTATAAGCGAGATATAGCTGACAAACTTAAAGCCTTTACTGATGAAATAGAAAGCATAGATTCAAATTCAATCAAGTCAAATCTTGAGGATATATGCAAATCAATAGATTCTAGTAATTCCGTTGAAAATTTATTTTGCAATGCTGCACAGATAAAAAGAGAGGATCTTAACGCAGGACTAGAAACTGGATTTAGTGATCTAGATTCATTACTTAATGGATTGGTATACGGAAGTTTAACAGTGCTTACAGGTGAGCCTAGTAGTGGTAAATCAACACTGCTTAATCAGGTAATTGCACAAAATATTATGAATGGACATAGGACACTGATTTATTCAGGTGAACTAACAGGATTTAATGTATTACAGTGGTTTATGAGGACAGTGGCAAATCCAAATGATTTAAAAGAATTTAAAAACAAAATAGGAGGATCATATTATGACGTAACAAGCCAAGGAGAAGATTTAATAAGAAAATGGATCCAAAATAAATTATATCTTTTCTCTGAGGATGTAACTCCTAGCATTGATAATTTACTAAACTCTATTGATTATTTGGCGAGAACTCAAAATATAAAATTGGTAGTATTGGATAATATGATGACTATCGATAATGGTAATTTAGAAGAGTATGAAAAACAAAAAGTGTTGGCCAAGAAACTTAAATCAATCGCAAGAAAATACAAGCTGTGCGTGATATTAGTAGCACACCCCAAAAAAAAGCTAGGTAGTGATAGAAAGTACCATATGCATGATGTATCAGGGGCTAGTGAGGTAGTAAATTTAGCAGACTATGAATTGCTATTAACAAGAGAAATTAAACATACAGAAGACTCTCATGAGGATATAACCAAAATAGGCATATTAAAAAATCGTATTACTGGCAGGCAAGGTATAAGCAAAAGATTGAATTTTGATGAAATGAGAAAAAGATTTTGGATTCATAGTGAAGAAAGAAATAAAAACTATAAATATGATGAAATGAATCAAGTTACATTTGTAGAAGTCAAGGAAGTCGAAAGTGAAGATGTTCCATTCTAA